ACCACGGGCGCCCCCGACGAGGTGGCGACGGGCCTCGACAACGACGTGGAACTCTTAGACGAGATTCGCGTCACCGTCTGGTACGACACGGACGGCGACGCTGAAGTGGACGCCGGCGAACCCGTCCTGCTCGGCGGCAACGCCGACCCGACGGCGAACCCGACGCTCCGGCAGGTGCTCGCGCTCCTGTCGACGGGCGACGGGATTCCGCTCGCCGGGGACGGGGACACCGGGGCCGACGCCGTCGGCCGCGCCTGTTTCGAGAACTCGACGACGTACTACGTCGGGTTCCGGTGGGAACTCCCCGTCGACCACGCGAACCAGATCCAGTCCGACGGTGTCACCTTCGACGTGGGCTTCTACGCCGAGCAGTGCCGCCACAACGACGGGGGCGGCATGGGCGCCGCGGTGGCGATCCGGAACGCAGCGGCCATCTCACTCGCCGGATCGGAGACGGCGGATACGGGTGGCTCGCCCCCGAGCGCCCTCGGATTCGACGTGGAGAACGGCCTCGCCGAACCGATCGCGCTGACGAGCGTCACCGTCGTGCCCGCCGATCCGTCGCTCACGCTGTTGAGCGACGACGTGGCGGACCCGGGGAGCCGGTACGGCTACGAGGTGTACGTCGACGCCTCGACGCCCGGCTACACCGACACCGCCGGCGGGGTTGGGCTCCCCGGCACTATCGCCCTCGGAAGCGACGGCTACAGCGACGGCGCCGATCAGGAGCCGATCCTGACCTCCGGCGAAGTCGCCGACGCCACGCTGACCGGGTTCCGCGACGCGGGCGGCGCCAGTGTCGACATGAGCGGCCGGTCGGTCACGATCAGCCTCACCTACCGTGGGGAGACGAG
This window of the Haloplanus rubicundus genome carries:
- a CDS encoding CalY family protein, with product MTHKLTLTRRRLLAGLGTVGVASAGAGLGTTAYFSDQETFANNELTAGEFDLTLDWQVTYTGPNGFEYVTASPDEYRNDPDDPTQLAENPDFFNPFVEGPDDVRDPIFTRDELSMMRYGVDFDELDADRQATVETQFRSQFADVPQDLVEARPIIDLDDVKPGDQGTVSFSLHLFDNPGYIWLNGGLTEARENGHTEPEASDPDTTGAPDEVATGLDNDVELLDEIRVTVWYDTDGDAEVDAGEPVLLGGNADPTANPTLRQVLALLSTGDGIPLAGDGDTGADAVGRACFENSTTYYVGFRWELPVDHANQIQSDGVTFDVGFYAEQCRHNDGGGMGAAVAIRNAAAISLAGSETADTGGSPPSALGFDVENGLAEPIALTSVTVVPADPSLTLLSDDVADPGSRYGYEVYVDASTPGYTDTAGGVGLPGTIALGSDGYSDGADQEPILTSGEVADATLTGFRDAGGASVDMSGRSVTISLTYRGETSGTTGTEVVTVVG